In the Caballeronia sp. LZ062 genome, one interval contains:
- a CDS encoding 2Fe-2S iron-sulfur cluster-binding protein yields the protein MSEPRAYRMTVEPAGDTVDVQPGATLLEAAWRAGLSLPRSCRNGTCRTCMCRLTSGEVGYRVEWPGLTAEEKADGWILPCVALARSDVKIHQPEAAPREPEASPRRSRGF from the coding sequence GTGAGCGAACCGCGCGCTTACAGGATGACGGTCGAGCCGGCCGGCGATACCGTCGACGTTCAGCCGGGCGCGACGCTGCTCGAAGCGGCGTGGCGCGCGGGACTCTCGCTGCCCCGCTCGTGCCGCAACGGAACCTGCCGGACCTGCATGTGCCGGTTGACGTCCGGCGAGGTGGGTTATCGCGTCGAGTGGCCGGGGCTCACGGCCGAAGAAAAAGCCGACGGCTGGATTCTGCCGTGCGTGGCCCTCGCGCGCTCCGACGTGAAGATCCATCAACCGGAGGCGGCGCCACGCGAGCCGGAAGCCAGTCCGCGCCGCTCTCGCGGCTTCTGA
- the rpsU gene encoding 30S ribosomal protein S21, translating into MTKVLLKENEPFDVAMRRFRRTVERTGLIQELKSRMAYEKPTTERKRKKAAAVARLRKQIRRAQLPKKFY; encoded by the coding sequence ATGACTAAAGTACTGTTGAAAGAGAACGAGCCTTTCGACGTCGCCATGCGACGTTTTCGCCGTACCGTCGAACGCACGGGCCTGATTCAAGAACTCAAGTCGCGCATGGCATACGAAAAGCCGACGACCGAGCGCAAGCGCAAGAAAGCTGCTGCTGTCGCCCGTCTTCGCAAGCAGATCCGCCGCGCGCAACTGCCGAAGAAGTTTTATTGA
- a CDS encoding diguanylate cyclase domain-containing protein: MTAKRCAIVMVDLDRFKQVNDTFGHPTGDDILVRIAQRLQAIDGEERELWNAGVASFVDKCVETRLLGALQLRCGYCAAFPVVSLAMTLTKWILTASVLRAKNRLEIASEISAAFEQPTICRARQAAPNSHSVRLARGWHGAGT; the protein is encoded by the coding sequence GTGACGGCGAAGCGATGTGCCATCGTCATGGTCGACCTCGATCGCTTCAAGCAAGTCAACGACACGTTCGGTCATCCCACGGGCGACGACATCCTCGTGCGCATCGCGCAGCGATTGCAGGCGATCGACGGCGAAGAGCGTGAGCTTTGGAACGCGGGCGTGGCCAGTTTTGTCGACAAATGCGTTGAAACTCGACTGCTAGGCGCTTTGCAGCTGCGCTGTGGGTACTGCGCTGCTTTCCCCGTCGTCAGCTTGGCCATGACGCTGACAAAATGGATTTTGACGGCCAGTGTTTTGCGTGCAAAGAACAGGTTGGAAATTGCGTCCGAAATCAGCGCTGCCTTCGAGCAACCGACGATATGCAGAGCGCGTCAGGCCGCACCGAACAGTCACTCCGTGCGGTTAGCGCGCGGGTGGCATGGCGCAGGCACCTAG
- a CDS encoding oligopeptide:H+ symporter, with protein sequence MNNQSPATSQTRAFATVFLIEMWERFGYYGMAALLVLFMIDKAGFADDYANLTWGAFSALVFSAPSIGGWIGDKILGARRTMAFGSLVLSLGYFMLALPCDALGFMYASLGVIVVGNGLFKSNAANLVRRIYEGDDARIDSAFTIYYMAVNIGSTFSMLATPWIKDHWGWHAAFAVCCGGMLLGMLNFAIMRRTLAHVGSAPDEQPIRWGRLLAVAAGGAAFAAATVFILQHQTVARGCVWAAALGILAIFGYMLARCDRSERAGLLAALILTLQVILFFVFYQQMSTSLTLFALRNVDPAFSIAGVRLFSWSAAQFQALNPIWIMILSPVLAVGYAGLARRGRDVSVAAKYALGFVVVAVGFFVFGVSGRYAVEGRVSSWFMVAGYGLYSLGELLVSGLGLAMIARYVPARMSGFMMGAYFVATGVSQYLGTVVANYARVPPGHLDPMQSLPLYTHLFVSLGWLATGGAVIALVLLPLLGKLSRAHHRAARAGAKVDDAERMQPVSVS encoded by the coding sequence ATGAATAATCAATCGCCCGCCACGTCGCAGACGCGCGCGTTTGCGACCGTCTTCCTGATCGAAATGTGGGAGCGTTTCGGTTATTACGGCATGGCCGCGCTGCTCGTGCTGTTTATGATCGACAAAGCCGGTTTCGCCGACGACTACGCTAATCTCACGTGGGGCGCATTTTCCGCGCTCGTTTTCTCGGCGCCGTCGATTGGCGGCTGGATCGGCGACAAGATCCTCGGCGCGCGGCGCACGATGGCATTCGGCTCGCTCGTGCTGTCGCTCGGTTACTTCATGCTGGCGCTTCCCTGCGATGCGCTCGGCTTCATGTATGCGTCGCTCGGCGTGATCGTGGTGGGCAACGGGCTTTTCAAATCGAACGCGGCGAATCTCGTACGGCGCATTTACGAAGGCGATGACGCCCGAATCGACAGCGCATTCACGATCTATTACATGGCGGTGAATATCGGGTCGACATTCTCGATGCTCGCGACGCCGTGGATCAAAGACCATTGGGGCTGGCATGCGGCGTTCGCCGTGTGCTGCGGCGGCATGTTGCTCGGTATGCTGAATTTCGCGATCATGCGCCGCACGCTCGCGCATGTCGGCTCGGCGCCGGACGAGCAGCCGATCCGCTGGGGCCGCTTGCTCGCGGTCGCGGCGGGCGGCGCGGCATTCGCGGCGGCGACAGTGTTCATCCTTCAGCACCAGACGGTGGCCAGAGGCTGCGTCTGGGCCGCCGCGCTTGGCATTCTGGCGATCTTCGGCTACATGCTCGCCCGATGCGATCGCAGCGAGCGCGCGGGCCTTCTGGCGGCGCTGATTCTGACGCTGCAGGTCATCCTGTTCTTCGTCTTTTATCAGCAGATGTCGACGTCGCTCACGCTCTTCGCGCTGCGCAATGTCGATCCCGCGTTTTCGATTGCAGGCGTGCGGCTCTTCTCGTGGAGCGCGGCGCAGTTTCAGGCGCTCAACCCGATCTGGATCATGATTCTGAGTCCGGTCCTTGCCGTCGGATACGCGGGGCTCGCACGCCGCGGCCGCGATGTCTCGGTGGCGGCGAAATACGCGCTCGGTTTCGTGGTGGTGGCGGTGGGCTTCTTCGTGTTCGGCGTGAGCGGACGCTACGCGGTGGAGGGGCGTGTGTCGTCGTGGTTCATGGTGGCGGGCTACGGCCTCTATTCGCTCGGCGAACTGCTGGTTTCCGGACTCGGCCTCGCGATGATCGCGCGCTACGTGCCGGCGCGCATGAGCGGCTTCATGATGGGCGCGTACTTCGTGGCGACAGGGGTGTCGCAATATCTCGGCACGGTCGTGGCGAACTATGCGCGCGTGCCGCCCGGCCATCTCGATCCGATGCAGTCCTTGCCGCTGTACACGCATCTTTTCGTGTCGCTCGGCTGGCTGGCCACAGGCGGCGCGGTGATCGCGCTGGTGCTGTTGCCGCTGCTGGGCAAGCTGTCGCGGGCGCATCATCGCGCGGCGAGGGCGGGTGCGAAGGTGGATGATGCCGAGCGGATGCAGCCGGTTTCGGTATCGTAA